A window of Parambassis ranga chromosome 18, fParRan2.1, whole genome shotgun sequence genomic DNA:
TAATATCTtttaatggttaaaaaaaactcaaacgtaAACCTGCCTCTCCATCTCGCACATAGACGATCTTTGTGTCCTCGAGCCTctctgagggaggagaggggggtgaGCGAGGCCGCCGCTGATTGGTCGGCCAGCCCGCCTGCGTAACGGTATATATGCAGCGTGGCTGGTGCAGCTGAAGGTCTGTGCAGCACATGTGCGGAAAAAACGGACATAAAGGAAAAGAGAGCGCGCTGAGACATGACTGACTGAGACCCGGACCCGGACCTAGACCTAGACCTAGACCTGGACCCgggcagcagaggacagacTCACTCACCGCGAACAACCCGCAGCAGCTTCGTCACGTTTCTGTGAGTACTTCCTGCGCAGGGTCCACGTTTTTTAAGGTGCATTTTCATTGTCATCCGCTGTCGGAGCGCCGCGGGAGCGGGTCTCTGCTCACAGTGACGTGATGTGAGTCATGCAGTCCACCGGCGGCGGTGGGAGGTCCAGACCGGGCTCCATGGTTACATATCGGTCACAGCGCCGGACCGCTCCCAGTGTTTCCTGCTAAATTTAGACAATACGTTCCATTCATACGGTGTTATAACACGGAAGGTCTGTTACCTAAGGCAACGATGCAAATACtagaaaatatgaaataataatttCTTACAAGAATGAGGATCATTAAAATAAATTCCATTCAAGATCCAAGATCTTCCCCTTCAGAGGCAGGAAACATAATTATTGTAGATTTATGTATAAAAATTGATACCTTTTACTTTACTTATTGATAAATTGACTTatttttgcagctttaattttttaagAGTTGGACATATATGTAATACTGGATCCAGAGAGTCCAGAATGAACGGGGGTGCTACTGAGCCCAGGGACTGTTGCAGTTCATGGGGTCATGTGTCTGGGCTCAAAGCAAGAAAACGCACTCTATTTTAATATGGTACACATCTGGATCTTGAACAGTTAGCATCTGTTAGCAGAATGCTAGCATGTTATGGGCAGAATGATTTGTTCTTGAGAGCGTCCTGCAGGTGAACTGCGGCCAGTTAAGAGCgcaaagacatgaacatgaagtGGAGAGGCTCTGATCGTAGCCATGCATAAGTAACATCTAAGTACTGTTGTCAGCCacagtgccccctgctggttcTTTGTGCACTGTTGTGATAGCAGCAGGCTAATTTACCTAGCTTTGCATTTGTAAATGAAGGCTGTGCTCTGCAGTCCTGTCACCGTGCAGCGGGTCAGATGGGTGATCAGCACGGCTtccagactaaaaaaaaaaaaaaattcatttttctcacttcctgtttatgttGGCGTGTAGTTGCGTCACTGTTTCCGGGAGTTACAAGAGACAAATGGGTCAGGACGAGGCGTTGGAGCTTCTGGAGACGCGTCCCTGCTGCCTCAGGCTCCACCCCGCGCTCGCCGCTCTGTCCAACAACCTAATTTAAATCTCATTAGCCGTCTGGCCGGTGCAGATGGCAGATGGGCCAGGATGACTTTAGGTCAGGACAGGTGCCATATGGAGCATTTGTGTGTCAGGAAAGGtgttacagaaagaaaagaggcgTTCCCTTATTAAAACCGTCCCTGTTTTAGACTTAAATATATCTGTAGCAGAAGCACAGCTGGAGGAATCTGATCCTGAgtcctgctctgtgttgttATGAGACTTTTTCTTAAGACTTCAGAGGACGCAGACTGTCATAATAGAGTCTTACGTCACACAAAGTTGACAAACGCTTGCATGTGTTGTAAGcgtgtctttttgttttgtgtttgagtaCACTAGATGAACTGGTTCTGCAGCTGGATCAATGCTGGTTATCTGATTAGGAAAGTATTTGATAGTCTGAGTGTATCAGCTGTCACGCAACtgtcttaggccccgttcacactggagaaaatcaTTCCAGCTAGattaggattgagcccagacagcctttaagctggatgtgttcagacctattttcaaatctggctagcacacacttgtgtccgcactcaatccggcttcatccagcatgtttgctgtcctccaaaccactaggaggcgccttgtaatatacagagtccgttcacgccgcggtaggaccgcatgtgcgcatgcATCATGTGGTTATTTGTCCTGTTTcgtgccccgtgaaccggaagtagcatgtcgctaaacggaagtagcatgtcacacctgagccacatttgagccaatccggctagatccacctctcgtgagtggatctagccggattgaaatcaaactggatacagccagattcgaaacacatctggattgatctggatgtggccaaatcctgctttagccacatttttttccccagtgtgaacggggccttactgTAAAAAATGAGCATAGGAGGAAATGCAACAACACATAAGGAGCATTAATTAAAGACTTTCTCTGGAGCTGATGGTGCATCATTAAAGGGCCACTCAGACAGAAACCTGCAGCGTTTCTTCGGACCTGTGAGGTCCACCTGACAGGCCTTTAAGGAAGGACAAAATTACACCAATCACCTTCCTGCAGGCCGTGTGCAGAGCATGTTCAAAAGCTAGAGGCTGTGAAAAAATGTTATCATTAACCGCTTTTTATCATCTGATCTGGTATCAGTGAGGGCggctgcagagaggagcagaaccTGAAGGACAGGTGTGTAAACAAACAGGGTGCAGCAGACCTGAACTCATTCGATTAAAAGATGCATCATTTCCTGCAGCCAGGATACCAGAGGTGATCCTAAAAATCACTGACATCATGTCAGTGTGGCAAAAGCTTCATGCTGCAGtttagtgtttatttttttttttttttaattaaacagatGTGTCTGTATGACCTCTGGAAACAATGGCCGCCTGGTTCCTCtggctgtactgtatgtgcGGTGGTTTGCTGTTAGTCACCTTTTCTTGGCCCACATTTTCAGCATTTTGAGCCAAAAGCTGGAGGAAAACGAATTAATTATCCCTTCAAGTGTGTCTCACAAGGAAAGTGGGCTACTAGGACTGCACGTAGtcatgaactgtgtgtgtgtgtgtaaaaactaTGAAGCGCTCCAGTCTGGGCTTGATGCCAGCCTCCACTCTGCTCTTATGTAACCCCTCTTTATCTGTCTCTCAgcgcctctccctctctcgctgcTTCTGGATCATTCGTTCCTCTTTtatgtctccctcctctctctctcttttctctcctgcaCGTCTCACCCTTAATGTTTCACTTCtatcttcctcttctccctccttccGGTCCTCACTTTTCATCGCTTCAGCTCCTCTGAATTCCATTGTGTAAGCATGACTCAACAGATTCTCAAAACCGTCGCTATGCACTGTACCGCCCGCTCGCCCGCTCGCTCGCTCGCCCTCCCCATCGCATTCTTAGCGTGTTCACAGCTGAGATCACGCCGACATCAGGATCTGATGGCTGCCTGACCTGAAAACGCCTCATGTAACtttcagaggagacaaagagagtTTGTTTCTCTTTACTTTCCACACAGTTTTAGATTTACTAACCAAAAATGAGAAGTGCTGAAGTGTCACAAACTCCTTGTCCTGAGgccatctttaaaaaaatgactcaaCCCTCAGACCTTCCGGTTAAAACATCTACATTTacaacatgttcacagcctgatTATCAATTCTCCATGTAATGCAGTATGCATACAAATGTAggattaaaaagacaaagatggATTCTGAAGTCCTTTTACTCGGAGGACAGGAAGACTCTTGTCTGTGTGGTCGCAGCCCTCCTGTTCTTTCCTGGGCCGTTCATGCTGGATTGATACGCTCACCTTTTTGCAGGTGAGCGGGCGTCCATGTTCCCGTGCTGAAATATGATCCGGCTGCTGCCAGCGTGCCCTTGGGGTGTACATCCTGTGATTAGCGGAGTGAACGGTGTGGTACAGGCGaccctggctgctgctgtttgtcagtctgttgatttatttttaaacagctCTTACAGCCACAGACTGTGTGTTAAAAActacttttcacacacacacacacacactcagtgtgtggTTTTAAAGAGGCcaccatgtgtttgtttatgtcgGCTCATGTTGCTGTTGGTGTGAGGACTGTGGACTGTGGTcacacagggtgtgtgtgtcagtgtgccgGAGGTGAATGAACATGAGTCGCCATTGTTTCATGTGACTGGACTTTGCAATGATTAACTATTTTCCCCCTGGTCTACTTTCTAAGGCTCATAACTTTAAATAttattacaacaacaacaataataataaatgtttccTGTTTCTCTTTAGAGACAAAATGGACCTTCAGGATAAAGAAATCCCTCCTGGAGAGATCTTGCCTGTGGTGATCATtggtaagaaacacacacacacacacacacagaggtttaatGTTAAGCTATGTTGCTAACAGTATGAGCGGCTAAATGGAAACGGACATTCCTGTAACACCATGACTGCTGATGGTTACAGGATAAACAGCACAAATATAAACAGTTCATATTTATCATTATATTCCATTATATGGTGTAAAAAGCTGAGGAAGTGAATCCTTTGTTGTCATGAGGTGCTGAAGAATtttgccttctctctctccctccaagAGTGCTGAGTCATGGGCTTGTAATCAGTAGTGTTACCACTTGCTGAGTCATGCTGCCCTTGGATGAACTTTGATATCATATCATTCAGTGACCGTGCATTTTTCAGTCAAAGGCATTTAGATAAATTACAGATAAAAacagtgatgtgtttgtgtgacttgtcGGTGGAATCCAATCGCATTAGTTACTCATcgcctctctctgtttcccagGTAACGGCCCATCGGGGATCTGCCTGTCATACCTGTTGTCAGGTTACACCCCCTATCTGTCACCTGAGGCATCGCACCCTAACCCCCTGCTGCACAgcaagctggaggagcagcctCACCGGTCGCTGCTGGAGCAGGTAGAAGTTTGGGATCTATTCTATATATATTCATTCTTTTTCATCAGTGCGCCTCACAGCAGCACCTCTCTTGTCTCCGCTCAGGATCTGGAGTACCTGTGTGAGGGGCTGGAGGGCCGATCGTCCAATCCCGTGGCAGTGCTTTTCGATTCGCTGCTGCTGCCCGACAGTGATTTCGGGTTGGATCACACCTCGCCGTTGGAATGGCGGTATGAGCCGGAGCGTGCGATCCCTCACCTGGTGCTGGGGAAGGGCCCGCCCGGAGGAGCCTGGCATGTACGAAAACCACTGGTTAAACATAGATTATTGAGTGATTAGTCAGCAAAACTTTGTCTTCATCCACGGAAACCAAATAGAGCTTCAGCAGACGCTATGATAATGTGTGCAAACAGGCTTTGTTTCTTTTGGCGGCTGCTTATTTGCACACTGACGCCGTGATCTGCAcatgacacacagagctgaagctCATTTGAATAAACAGAAGACTGAAGCCTTGTGTCGGTCCAGTCTGTCTGTCGGCCTAAtttgtagttttgtgtgtgtgtgtgccgtttCCAGGCGATGGAGGGCTCCATGCTAACTCTCAGCCTGGCTAACTGGATGGAGTTACCTGGACTGAAACTGAAGGATTGGATGAGAGACAAACGCAGGTCTGATCATcataaacacatcaaatcagTTTGTTCACAGCATAGATTATAATGTAACCACCTGCAGCATCCAAAAACCAGTGTTAGCTTGATGCTAATCTTAGCCAAAACAACTGGGTTAGTTTAGCTGAGGTGTAGAAAGCCGACAAACGGAATAAAACATCGAAGCTACACACGTCAAACTTGAGTCGTCAATACACTATTTATCCAAATATTTAATGACGTGTAATGAATGTTTCAGGTGTTTCCATTCGTTTCTTCTCTCTTTAGATTTCAGCAGTCTGTCAAACCAGATCTCAGATTTCCTGTTGAAGCTGTTTAAGTCTCTCAGCAGCTCTTTATCTTTTTAGATGTGCTTTTTATCACCCGGTGGATGTAACCGCAGTGACGTCTACATCCTGTGACGTCACGTTCACACCCTGTGTCAAAGGCTGTTTACTAGTTGGCAACCACAGTTCTGACTTGACAACAACCTGATAGTGAGCCAGAAGTTGGCTCGTGTGACAGCTGGACTTGTTTAAGATCAGTTTATCTGATAGTAAGACAGATATGAGCAGGTTAATATAAAGGGAGTACAAACATCTTTCATTCTGTTACCATGTGGAGAAAATCTGGTTTTATTATATCATAATAAAGGAAAGAAGGACTGAAACAAAGACTGTGTTTGCACTCTCCATGATTTACATAAAACAACAGCTTTGTTGTGATAACACTGGCCCTTCCTCTTCATTGTTCCTACACTTATTGTTTCACTTAACTCTCGGTTGTGTTTAATAAATATCTGCTTTCATGTTCATTGAAAACTTCAGAAATGTTCGGAATGACCGCGCCACGCCGGCAGAAATCGCCTCCTACTACCAGCACTACGTTTCCCAGATGTCCCTGGAGCAGAGCTTCGCCTGCGGGACGACCGTCACCTCGGTAACCAGGCAGCCCGGCAACCAGGAGGGGTCGCCGCCCTGCTGGAGAGTGGCGGGAGTGCAGcgcagagagggggaggagctgggaggtacagtgatgaaaatgagACCATGTAACAGCATGTTGCTCATACAGCGCTCGGCGTTcaccttcacttcctgtttcctgctgctAGATGGTTCCTCTGTGTCGGAGGAGGTTCCGTTTTCCCTCCTGGCCCACAACGTGGTGCTGGCGACGGGCACGCACGACATCCCGGCGAGGCTCGACGCCGAAGGCGAGTCTCTGCCCTTTGTCTGCCACTCTTTCTGGGAGCTGGAGGCAGCCATCTCTCGGGGGGAGCTCGATGAGTCTTCAGACCCGGTGCTGGTGGTGGGGGCGGGGCTTACGGCCGCAGACGCAGTGCTGGCTGCCCACCATCTCAACACACCTGTCTATCACGCCTTCAGACGCTCCGTCACCGACCCCGGCCTGATCTTTAACCAGCTGCCCAAACTGCTCTACCCTGAGTATCACAAGGTGAGGAAGCTTTGAGAGCTGCTCCACTGATCAGTCCATAGGTTATGTTCAGGTCAAGTCTCACCTCTCCGTCTTGTTCTTTGGCCTTCAGGTTCACCAGATgatgactcagcagcagcaccaaaCAAACCCGGCACCACAGAACAACGCCCAGAACCTGCACCctgcttcctctccatcctcctcctccccatccTCCTACCCGGGCTACCTGAGCTTCCCGCGTCACAGGGTCGTGGCGTTCCGACCCGACCGGAAGTGCGTTCTGGAGTCAGACTCAGGCGAGCGGACGGTGGTCCAGGTCTCCAAGGCGCTGGTTCTGATCGGCGCCCACCCAAACCTTTCCTTCCTGGACAACAACGGGTGCGAGCTCAGCATCAACCCCGGCGAACCCATCTCATGTCGGAGGAACCCGATCGACGTGGACCCGTTCACAAACAAGGTGCTGGCAGCAGACGGGCCCGGCATGTACGCCATGGGGCCGTTAGTCGGCGAGAACTTTGTCAGGTTCCTGAAAGGCGGAGCGCTCGCGATCGCCAGCGACCTCGccaagagacagagggagggaggggaaagaGGAGAAGGGGGCGTGACCATGGACTGTTTGATGGACAGATGGGTGGACAGACAGGCGACCActcagagaggagcagacatCTGTGTTCTGGACTCGTAGCAGGTTTTCTGATAGTGGAAGTGAGGGGGGTGACACTGCAAACAGGACTCAAACCGAGGCTCTATGGACTGACTCTGGTTCGGACCGGTCCACGGTCTGACCTgcagaggagcagggagagaaaTGCAGAGGTGGAGCAACACCAGGGTGACGGCTGGAAGGTGGAGGCCGATGACAGCTGCTGTATGTCAATACATATGAAAACAGCCATACATTTCATTTCAGTGAAGGGTGGTGGTTCTCTGGTGCCATCTAGCTGTGAGAAGATGCAACTGAACATCTTCAAGCTCATTCATCCCTCTGAACCCCGACGGCCCGCTCACCCACTGCGGGCTCGGTGTTCACGGCAGCTCTGTGAACACAAACGTGCATTTCATTTTACAAACGTGTAAATAAGCTGTAATTTCTCCACACTGTTGTTAACAGTGGAAAAACAGATCAGTTTCTTCTCACTTCCATCTGTGGAAGGCTGCAGATCACACGAATCTTTGTTCCTTTCTCTGAAATTTGAACAtaaatttttttattattattattttttttttttttaatcattccaAACATGCCGGTTCTGGGGTTCAGAGGGTTCAGCACTACAAACACATCTGGC
This region includes:
- the osgn1 gene encoding oxidative stress induced growth inhibitor 1 — protein: MDLQDKEIPPGEILPVVIIGNGPSGICLSYLLSGYTPYLSPEASHPNPLLHSKLEEQPHRSLLEQDLEYLCEGLEGRSSNPVAVLFDSLLLPDSDFGLDHTSPLEWRYEPERAIPHLVLGKGPPGGAWHAMEGSMLTLSLANWMELPGLKLKDWMRDKRRNVRNDRATPAEIASYYQHYVSQMSLEQSFACGTTVTSVTRQPGNQEGSPPCWRVAGVQRREGEELGDGSSVSEEVPFSLLAHNVVLATGTHDIPARLDAEGESLPFVCHSFWELEAAISRGELDESSDPVLVVGAGLTAADAVLAAHHLNTPVYHAFRRSVTDPGLIFNQLPKLLYPEYHKVHQMMTQQQHQTNPAPQNNAQNLHPASSPSSSSPSSYPGYLSFPRHRVVAFRPDRKCVLESDSGERTVVQVSKALVLIGAHPNLSFLDNNGCELSINPGEPISCRRNPIDVDPFTNKVLAADGPGMYAMGPLVGENFVRFLKGGALAIASDLAKRQREGGERGEGGVTMDCLMDRWVDRQATTQRGADICVLDS